ATCTGCTTAATACTCATCATAAAAACTTTTCAGGCGGCACTTCATAATAGTATTGAAAATTAAGATTGAGCAGTTTAGTTCTTGGCAGAGAACTAGGTGATAATGTTATTACTGTCATTAATCTCATTCAACTTACTCTGATGCTGGACTTTCTTCTTGCTATGACACTTGCCACTTAACGTTTAACTTTGGTCATTAGGCTGTCAGTGTTGAAATGTTTGTATACTTACACATTCACTTGAACCCTTTATTCTTGCCCTTCCTACCATCATGATTTGGTGTGCCTTTTTTCAAAGTgcattttcttccctcctcttcgCCTGGCCCCCTGCTCCGTTCTGGGACAGGCCTTCTGTCACCACGGCCCTGTGGCAGTGCCTCTTGGTATTTTGGAAGCGGAATTACTGGAAGCAGAGGATTACCGTTGCACAGCTGTTACATTAGAGTGGGCTCTGTGGCTAGCTGTGGCCAAAGGTCTTGGGTTTGACTAACCCGGTGTATATAGCGGAAACGTGAGCAGGTgtttcaaatgtgtttttttttcagcttctgctaATAAAAAGTAACAGTGAAAACTAGGCAGATGGGTCAGTTTTCTGAGTACCTTATGTGATCTGTAAGCCACCAGCCACCAAAAATTATAGCTTAGAGTCCCTAGGCTCTACAAGCGAGAAACTTTGAGGGATATTTCTGCTACTTCTGTATTTGAACACGTGCACAGGTGTGTTAATATAGCCTTAATCCGTTGAGAAACACTAGGCTGTGGGTAGGCAGCCattaaaatgtgaatttgtGATTTGTAATACCCAAGTGGTCTAATGTATGCGGTGgccttttgtttgtgttttggtgggtttaattaaaaagtccggggggggggtggaattggaacaaaagcagcaaagaagtCCTTTGTTGTTTCATATGCACATTCCTATTCTTGAATAGTCTTTCCCTGACGagacatatttttctcttaatgtattttgttgggttttttccctcctcctgttACACAAACTGGATTTGGGGTATTGAGCACTGACCCCAACGGGGTCCACTGAGTACCTGAGGCTGTGAGTGAGGGCGAAACCTGGCTTCTCCATCTAGCGGATTCTGCAGTAAATACACATTGCTGTTTGACGTCACTCTGTTGCCAGGGAGACTGCTGTCACCGGTTCACCGATGTGACTCTACTGCGGCAAGTTAGAGGAGCAGACTGGTTTTGTGCAAGGACTTTGTTTTGGGTTGAAAGTAACCAGAGGGTTACCTCTGTAGGCTACGCAACGTCCGGCAACGCTACAGCAGGGTCTCCTTGTGTTGCTTCTGCTCTCTACCTTGCTTCTGTGCCATCCTCCCTTGCCATTCTCTCTGGGATTCTCTGCTTTTGTTCCTCGTGATGCTTATGGGCTGGGCCTGACCTCCTTTTCCACTTTCTCTGACTAACTTACTCCTCACACCCCAGATCAGGGGGGCTTTGCCTGCTCAGGCCTGGAAATTCTGCAAACTGATGGCTTAAGAGTTAGTTGCAtcccaaaagacaaaaatgttggATGTTTTCTCATCTGGAGGTGAAATATGATAAAGCAATTGCTCTGCAAAGTAATTCACATTTTTGAACTGTAGATTAGTCTTCAATGTACTATTTCTCTAGATACATAACTGCTTTCTCTTGTAATTTATCACCAATATAAGTCAAGTAAAAGTCCTggaatcttaaaaaaaaaaaaaaagtatgataTGTACTTACTGTGGTATGGCTTTGCTCCCTGTGCAATATACTGCTGTGTCCCAAGAGGAGCCCTGGTGAATGCTGAAATTAATGTGGCGATGACTGAGCCTTAAATATCTTCGTATCTGGGAAATAGgtgttttctttgccttgtgTTAACACCAGGTTTGACTTGACCCAGGGGGTTTTTGGCCCTTTCTGAGTTTTCAGAGGGAATTCTCCTACAGTTTTTATCCTAGCTGTTAGGTGGTAGCAGAAAATACCTGTCAGAGCAATAGAAGCCTGTAAAAACTGAGAAGTTGTCAAGATTACTTCAGAGGTGTCCTTTCAAATAACTGTCAACCCTGAATTCTTTCGAAGTAGGAAGCAGTTGCTTGAGGAAACAGATCTGACTGAAATTCCTCCGTGGCAATATTGTTCAGAGAGCTTGCTACTGCTGTGTCTTATAACACCTGAATTTCAGCGTGTGTCCTCTGtgtgttagatttttttttttttcccatgcaagTCATATTTCCTAAAAAAGCTTAAAAGTAGTTTTAATTATTGTGCTCCCGACTGTACTACATGGTCTTTTTCCATTTGATTACCAGGGCAAGCGCAGCAACGTTCTTCAGCTCCAGCAGCAAACCCAGCACCCAGCAAACCACAGCAACAAAATGGCAATTTGTCTGTAGCAGGTAAGGGTAATCCTGGGCAGGAATCCTGGTTTCCATTTGTGCTCTGCAAAACTAGAgcttaaatttaaaacagatcCTTTTTATAATGGTGTTGCACAAGAAAGGCTCCATTAGACTGACCCATAGCTTGACAAGGGGAATTCTCTCAAGAGGCTACTGTGCTCTTGGATTtagtaatgcatttttaaaaagggaaaaaggaacaaaaataggAAACGACTCTTAAAAAGCAGCGTAAACTGAACATCTAGTCTGATGCAGTCCTGCATTCTTGAAACAGTGTTCTGTGGACACCCAAGTACAGTTTGGAGCTGGCCAAGAGGTGTTAGCGATGCTGAGATATTGAGGCCAAGCAGTTTAGGTGGTACAGGACTGAACTCATTTGATAGTACATCTATAAATACAGGTTTTTGATCAAGACTTTAAATAGTGAGATGCtgaaaaaggcaatttaaatGTCAGCCTGTAAACTTTCTTGAAGCAAAAAAGTTGTCAGCTGTTGGTGCTGCTTTAACCTGTCTGTATTCTTTACCCCGGCCtttaagtattttgaaatagtaAAATGTTGACACTTGCatgctgcagcagaaaacaaGCTCTTTCTTCCTGTACTTAAAGCTGATCGTAAGAGTTCTGTGCTTAAACATCGACAAGATTCAGTTTAGAATTAGCAGTATTGCTTTACGTGAGGAAGTCATTTGATGGTGGGGGACCATTCCTTAGTTGTTCCCCCAAATGGTGTAGATCTAAAGCTTGGTGTGCCGCATTCTAGAGAATTCACTGCTAACTAGGAGTTTCCCGCTTAGACCGTCTTTAAGTGATTGACTCTGGACACATCTCCACTTCCAGTGTAAGTGCTATGAAGGGCTGAGAGTCTCTTCTGCAGCAGTTTGCAGCCTGGAGAATACTTGCAACCAAGAGCAGAAGTGATTCGACAGACTTCCAGCCGCGCCGTGGGGCCCGCGTGGCGCGGTGAATGGCGCTTTGAGCGCCTGCCCGGTGTTAGGCATAACTCTGCCTTCTGCGCAGCTCCCCGTAGCGTGGTGGGCGAAGCTCTGCCTGACCTTGCACCACGAGATGTTTTTAACTTGGCTTCTGTCTGCAAGGCTGAAATGCTTTAtgctttgttgtggtttttgaAAGGTCCTGCTGCTCCGAAGTACCTTGCTCCCTCCAACCAGTTTGGTAAAGGGAGCGCTCCCAGCTCGGCGAAGACACCGGGGCCGCTGCAGGCCAAAGTAGTGCCGATTGCCAGCTTGAACCCGTACCAGCTGAAGTGAGTTGTGGTGGTTTGCCAGGTGTTACTCGATGTCACGGGCGCAAAGGAGCACAATGGCTTTTTGCTTTCTCGTGTATGAATCTGTCAAATCATTCTTTGAGTTCTTTTGACTTCACTGGTTAActtcaaacacacaaaaccaacagTGATAGCAACGCTGcccagagaaacaaacaaaaaacctccataGAAACAGCTGTATGGGCTTTGGTGtggcttttgtttcttgttttgggttttgtttggggttttttggttggtgtgggtttttttttgtttggggttttggttttttaaattatatcatCAACACTGACAATCTGAGATTTGCCTTTGCATTGGTGAGGTTTTTGCATTTGGTGAGGCTACCCTGCTGAGCTTGAtgggtttttaatatttcagttgaaGATAAATtgacttctctctttttcctaaaGCAGCCTTCTTTTTGGTAACTTAATGACAAAACAGCTCAGTAAGCTATTCACTTTGGCTACTGTTCTGTTGAAAAGCATGAGGATGTAATTATTTCGTGAATGACATTTTTAAGTTATGCAAACTGACTTGATTACCCAAGTTAAATGCGAATCCTATAATTGAGCTCTTGAGTTCTAGCATGGCTTTTCAGAACAGGCAAACTGCTGCATGAGAAATGTACCCTAGAAGAGTAAAAGATTTGAGGCCTGCTTCTATGCAGAAGGATTGTTCGCTGCTATTATCATACTAGATGCTTTATGGCTGGCTTTGTTGCCGCTTTCTCTACAACTTTTTGCGTTTAATGGTCTAGGCCATTAAAatagaaagcagcagaaaagcaggtaGAGTTGCTGAGGTGCAGTGGAAAGCTTCTGGCTTTTAAACAGTGACATTCCAGTTCCAAAGGCTTGTAAATTCAATCTCTTcttaagaggggaaaaaaaaagaaagactcaGAACAGTGGTTTCTTGCGCTGTTTCAGGTGGACCATTTGTGCTCGTGTTACCCAAAAAGGCCAGATCCGCACATGGAGCAACTCCCGTGGCGAAGGAAAGCTCTTTTCCATAGAGCTGGTTGATGAAAGCGTAAGTGTCGTATGTTGAGAAAAAGATAATGTATGTCAGATGCTGATGAACCCTTCGTAAAGACAGAATAGAGGAAATAAAGTGTATTATACGAAATGGTGTTTTTTATTATGACTGAAGGTTGTACTCCTGTATTCATTAAGTTGAGCATCAACAACCCAGTTTTTATCCGGAATGAAGTGTTAAATGTATGGCATTACTGATTATTTTTCATCAAAGTCTATAGTGTGTGACTAAATTTTTGCAGCTTCAAAATATAGTTGTTTATGGAAAGTGACAATCTAATACTGAGGGTTGTGGTGGTTGCCTGTAGATTGAGAACGAGGCCTCATCCTCGCTTAGATACGCGTTACAGAGCAAGGAGCGAGAGGAGCATTGCCTCCAAGTTataagctttcattttcatgagGAAATGGGAGTACAAATTGTTGTAATACTCGGAAATTTCatctgtggtttgtttggggaaTGGTGTCTGGTTAGTCTAACTAAACTTGCAGTTTGTCAAACCTCTTATCAAATTACAGCCTTCTGTCgtgaaaacaaacaagattCTGCTAGATTATGTTTAGTATAAAATGTGAGGTTCATAAGGTAACGTGTGTCATCAGCCATTTGTTATCTCTGCATACGGTCTGTcctcagatttttatttttaaaaccaatatTTGTATCTAATGAGTTTATAATTGTTACTAATTCTTACTTAAAGGCTTGACATCAGGTATGAGTGGGAGATACCACAATATACCGTGTGCTAACTTAGGGAGCTGCGTgatctgttgggtttttttttttttgcatgtaacGGCAATTAATCCAATTTTAAGAGTACGTTTCCAGAGGTGTGTGTACGATATACGTAGTTCTTGGGCATTTCATTCTGAAGCTCCTGAAATACTAATGAGGCTTGAATACGAGATTTGGTGGTCAGGTGTAGAATGTGTCGTTTGAGCCGTAACTATGAATGTGAGGAGAACATTGTTTGCTTCTCAGGCGCCTGGAGCTCGCCTGGCAGGCCACGCTGCGCCTGCAGAACTGATGCCACTTAACATTGCAAAgattcctttattattttttttttttcatgccgAATTTCAGTTCTGACCAGCTCTCCTATTTTCCTGCAGGGCGAGATTAGAGCTACTGCATTCAATGATCAAGCAGACAAGTTCTTTCCCCTCATTGAACTGAACAAGGTATGGTAGCATTGTGCTTTCATAGGCTGACAGGAGCTAGAAAATAGGAGCTTCAGCATAGCAAGGATTTTTAAAGGTGAATGCAACCTATTTTCTCTGTCTGATTTCTGATAATATCCTCTGTTTCATTGCTTTCTCCTGCAGGTATATTATTTTACCAAAGGCAGTCTGAAGAATGCTAACAAGCAATATACGGCTGTTAAGAATGACTATGAGATTACATTCACTAATGAGACTACAGTTGTGCCCTGTGACGATGCCCAGCATCTCCCATCTGTTCAGTTTGAGTTTGTATCCATCTCTGACTTGGAGAACACACCCAAAGACTCGATCGTTGGTCAGTCTAAGTAGCAAAATGGCAAGCACTAAAGCTTTTGAGTTTCTTTTGTCTCCTGAACGCTGGGGAGGTAGTGAGCGTGCAGTGCTTCGACTGTTGTGATCTCTTAAACGAAGTTATCCAGTGAGGGTTGCCATTAAAAATACCTCGGGCAGTTTTCCTATTAAGATGTTTGCCCTGTTCTGCTGACGATatagaatgattttttttttttcaaactaaagACAATAAATGCTACTTGTTTATTGTACTATGATCATCGTTTTCCACAGAAAAGGGCTGAAGGGAAAACGCCCTTGCTCAGCACGTGTGCGTCTCATACCTTCCCTGGTCTTGCTTTCTTTCACTATCTAATTATCTCAGTAGTGATTTTGGCATAATATATTGCATCCAAGTCCAAGTTGCATGACTGTTTTGGCTTGCTTTGTGAAGTATtggaggtttgtttttctgtaatgtGTTGGGCAGAAGACTCCGGAAAAATCAGAGGCTTGGGTGGGGGCGAGGGTTCTCAGGTTTCGCAGGCACAAGACGCCTGTGATTCAGAGGCATTCAGCTAGGAATTTTAAAGGTAGAtctgtaatattaaaaatattaaaaactgtatATTTTTAGGGAGGGCAAAGAGGGTTGCGTTAGCTTTTACTACCCAAACATACAGACTTGTTTAAGCCGCAGCTTACAGTTGCGGGGCTACAGCGAAGGCACTAGGCAGTTGCTTTGTTGCGTTAAAGTCACTTTGAAACTCCTTGCCTGAGAGACTGGTGCTTAAACAGCAAGAGTGTGTGTTACAGGATCAGGGCTGAAGTCCTTTGACAAAACATCACGGGGAAGGATAGTACAATGCCTTGATCTCACTAATGTGGTGAGGCTTGCATTCATGAATATCTTAATGAATTCGTCAACAAAATTAAAGCACTGAAGAGTTCTGTAGTGGAGCATTCCTACCATAATACACTTAATTTCCATATCAGACTTGATCTGAATAGGGAGCAAGGATGCAAGGTAAAAATCGTGACACTAGATTTGAATTCTTCTCCTGTGATCTTGTATTCCCCAGTTGTGACCCTTGAGTAACTCTACCTAAACTGtaactgtttttcagatgtaatTGGAATTTGTAAGAGCTATGAAGATGTCACTAAAATTACAGTGAAAGCTAACAATAGGGAGGTATCGAAGAGGAACGTGCATCTGGTGGATACATCAGGGAAACTGGTGACAGCCACGCTGTGGGGAAACGAGGTATGTGCTCTCTTACCTGTCCTTAAGCAAAGCTTCCTTTGTGTAGGGTGAGGAAATGAGTGGGCTGTTGTCATCTGAGATGGGCATAGCACTGAGGCAAGGTCCTGGGTGTGTAAGGGtcaggggcagagggaaggtgaAAGACTGTCTGTTTTCATTCAGGTGTGATGTTCTTAACCGTTCCCTGACAAACTGCTGACATGATCTGAGTAATGTGTTCTGAACAACTGCAGACATTGTGTCTCAAGCCCAAAGACTGAAGATAACAGGCTTCTAGTTTAGGAAAGGATACGAGTTGCAGTTTGATTATGGAAAAGCCCGGTGGCTACGGCTGTCTCATTAAGATAAGTTTTATTCATAGGGTGGGATGGATACATGCTACCCTCAATGAATCGCTGCTTAACTAGGCGGTCGAGATGCTGTATCTCAGACTAGGAGTTTAAAGCATCAGAGCCTTGGAACTGAAAGTTAGAGTAGTTGCAGTCAACTGCTGCTTTATCCTTTTAACAGGCTACTTCGTTTTCCAGCAGTGTTGTAGATACTTAGGGATTTACGTTCCAGTCTGTAAAATGGGAGTGATCCTGCCAGCTTGACAGTGATGCTTTATGGCTAACTAATCAAGTGCACTGATATCGTAGGTAGCTAAACAGCATTAACCATCTGCTGATATAAATAAAGTAAACCGAAGGTCAGTATCACAAAGTTTTGAGGCTGAACCAGGTGGTTATAGGAGAGGCTCCTGGTAGTCAACGCCTGACATAACTCTTCCGACAGGGACCAGTGGCCGCGTCGCACGAAGTTGAATCTGTTCCCTTGCTTGTAGAGTAGAGACAGCAACAAGCACTGAGGGCAAGCGATGCATGGcttgcagctggcacagtgagGGTTAGACTCTGAATCTCCCATGTAACAGTGGTTGCCCTAACTGCTGGGAtatgttttgtgttctttttgcATCTCATGGATATAGTGAATGCTACTGCTAACTCTGGCGTGTTTAATCTTCAAGCACATGATCCTCCCCGTGCTTGCTAAGTGGTGTGGGCTCCAGAAAATCTGTGCCTTTCAAAATCTCTCATGCCAAGAGGTTCTTTGTTAGTGTCAGACTTTACTCAGATAACAACTGATAGCTATTGAACAGCATTAAAGCAGCTTTATgagattaaaaacagaaaatggaaagtcGAGAAGTGTTTGGTCAGCATACCTACACTTCTGCTGTTTGACTTCTAGTAGAATAGACAAGGTTGGCTCAGTCAAGCCAACTGAGTTGTTTCATCTCCTGCAATGTCTGATCTGACCAAATAACTTCTCCTCTTTGGAGAAACCTCCATGCCCATAACCCATCTCTGTTTCTAAAATCCTTATGTAAAAACTGTTAATGGAGGGACCAGTCCTTTTTTCCAAACCAGTGGTGTGACTTGAGGATTCTCTGGTTCCTCAGGAAAGGAGGTGTTAGGATTACAGCTTTAACTGTAGCCGCCTTTTCTTAAACTCCTAGTGATATCATTTAAAACCTTACCTTCTAAATAGAACATGAGAGAGTTTCAGATTTGGTCTCTTGTCATGATCTGTGAATTACGACCTCAAGTTCGGTACTTTTACTGCAGCGTGCTACTAATGTGATCTGTTTTTTCACACATGCAGGCTGAACAGTTTGATGGTTCTAGACAACCTGTGGTAGCCATCAAAGGAGCCCGAGTCTCTGATTTTGGTGGTAGAAGCCTGTCTGTCCTGTCCTCGAGTACAGTTGTCATCAACCCTGATAGCCCGGAGGCTTTTAAGCTCCGAGGATGGTATGAGTGTGTGTTTATGTTGATTCATTCCAGCCTGCTGCAGagtatttgttttattctgtttctctgtaCTTGAGCAGTCTGTATAGTACTGAAGAAGGTAGCAGAGGATATGAGTTCCAGGGTTAGAGAAACTTCTCTTCCTTGAAAGCACTAGAGCCTGAAAGGCTGTCTTTTTCAAGTTGTTCAATTCAAAAACTTCTAATTCCATGACAGACCTTGAGAAATTGAAATAGGAGTAGTGCATGCTGACCCAAGCCTTGGAAGGCAGCATGAAATCAGACTTGACCAGCTCCACTCTCCGAGGCATTATCTGagagaacaatattttttttccagaggcttTTTCCATCGCGTGGAATCTGATACACGCTCTGTTAGCATGGACTGGAGGCGCTATGTTGACTTCTTCCAGTGTCTATTAGCTGtcagatatttttcagatagaaaaaataacatttttattgttagGAAAACAAAGTGATTTCTTGGTGGCTCATTGCTTCTACTCTAGGTAGTTGCTAAATTGTCCGTTAGAACTACTAACGTGGTGAGATGTGGTGTATGTATGAATAGGGTTAAGTACCGACAGCATCAGATTCGTGAATGCTGGGGGTTCAGGTTCTAGTTAAATCACCCAAACATGGATAAAATATGATGGCATTCTCCATTTGTCGTTGAGCTGTGGTTTTCCCATACTTCAGAGGGTTGTTGAAGGTAAAATGGATGGTGGGTCTTAGCTATTACTGTCACACTTTAACTAAGCTCAGTTTCTGAGTCTTGTCGGCGTGTTTCTCAAATCACAAAACCCACCAGAATGGGATGGCAGTACAACCTTTTGCTGAAAAGCAgtgctttctttctttaacaGAGGAAGCATAATCTGTTCAAtgctatttgctttttctttcaaagctgcTGTGAAGATAATGGTAccatgtaatttaattttaattatggAAATATCTTGATGCCCTTAAATCTTGTTATCTGACTGCCTTTAAGAAGCATGCAGTGCGTGGTCTGACCACTAGCTGGCAAACAAATTGCAGTTATATAGACAAAGCTGTCCTCCTTTTGTGGGTTTATAATATACTGTGCTAATTAAGTCAGGCTATTAACTTATTCTGAAATTCTATTTTTGTTTGCAATATACACAAATTACTGTAATTGTTTCCTTTGCAATCATTGATAAAAAATCCCTCATGTACTAAGTACGTGAAACTGAATGTAAGCTTTTGATAAGTCTGTATGGTCTGCTATCCAAAAATAGAAGTGCATCTCTGTGGTTCCAGGTTTGACTCCGAGGGGCAGCTTCTGGAATGTGCCTCGATCTCTGACGTGAGGGGTGGGCCAGTGTCTGGGGCAAATACCAATTGGAAGACTTTGTTTGAAGCCAAATCTGAGAACTTGGGACAAGGAGATAAGGTAAAGCCTGGCTGCTGGGTGCAAGCCTTGTGTGTtggggaggaaataaaaagctagCCTTTATGCAGGCATTCTGCTTATTGAAGTAGTCCGGTCGTTGAGCGGTACGTGCTTACTCTGTCAGGATTTGTgctaggaaataatttttttccaaataaattcaAGCTTGTTGCTGATGTTGCAACATGACACTATGCTTGCAAGAGAATTCTTAAGCCTTGTTTAAatgggggcggggaggggttCGCCCCAAAGATGTTTATATAAATAGCACAAAGTGTTCTAGGAGAAACAGGTGCATTAGGAGGAAGTGGTTTTCAAGGGCGCACGCTTGGGCAATAGAAAAAGCTAGGAATAAATCCCAGGTCTCTGGCATTCCAGTCCAGTAACCTCTCTAGGCTTACGCTGCTG
This portion of the Phalacrocorax aristotelis chromosome 18, bGulAri2.1, whole genome shotgun sequence genome encodes:
- the RPA1 gene encoding replication protein A 70 kDa DNA-binding subunit encodes the protein MSVRLSEGAIAAIMQGENISKPVLQVINTRAIATGNGPPRYRVLMSDGVNTLSSFMLATQLNSLVEDERLSAQCICQVNRFIVNSLKDGRRVVILMDLDVLKTADKVGGTIGNPVPFNEGQAQQRSSAPAANPAPSKPQQQNGNLSVAGPAAPKYLAPSNQFGKGSAPSSAKTPGPLQAKVVPIASLNPYQLKWTICARVTQKGQIRTWSNSRGEGKLFSIELVDESGEIRATAFNDQADKFFPLIELNKVYYFTKGSLKNANKQYTAVKNDYEITFTNETTVVPCDDAQHLPSVQFEFVSISDLENTPKDSIVDVIGICKSYEDVTKITVKANNREVSKRNVHLVDTSGKLVTATLWGNEAEQFDGSRQPVVAIKGARVSDFGGRSLSVLSSSTVVINPDSPEAFKLRGWFDSEGQLLECASISDVRGGPVSGANTNWKTLFEAKSENLGQGDKADYFSCVGTVVHLRKENCMYQACPSQDCNKKVIDQQNGLYRCEKCDREFPNFKYRMMLLVTIADCLEYQWVTCFQESAEFILGQNAAFLGELKEKNEQAFEEVFQNANFNTYEFRIRVKLETYNDESRIKATAVDVKAVNYREYCKRLIANIRRNAQLG